From a region of the Streptomyces sp. NBC_01454 genome:
- a CDS encoding class I SAM-dependent methyltransferase produces the protein MRATEAGRYGEGLFRPEETGEAGRIDLGALAYDEVSAARLTALGAGPGWHCLDVGAGTGTLARWLLESAGVETVLAVDRDTRFLAAGDTAGLSALSADVTAPGFDPGRFQLVHARFVLMHLRCWRRMIATLASLLAPDGVLVLSDAVDLTSAGAPATAYTTVMRAMWQALRETIGTDISWVPDYPYLLREEGLRQVGAEMHAPPLAPGSALSRFWADTWDRSQDAMVATGRVDAAQIARARHELASPGGAALSPGMLTAWGWRTDRAAPDRHG, from the coding sequence GTGCGCGCTACGGAGGCCGGGCGGTACGGCGAAGGCCTGTTCCGCCCGGAGGAGACCGGCGAGGCCGGCCGCATCGATCTGGGAGCGCTCGCCTATGACGAGGTGAGCGCCGCCCGGTTGACGGCACTGGGGGCCGGCCCCGGCTGGCACTGCCTGGACGTCGGCGCGGGGACCGGCACCCTCGCCCGGTGGCTGCTGGAGTCGGCCGGTGTCGAGACGGTTCTCGCGGTGGACCGGGACACGCGGTTCCTCGCCGCCGGGGACACAGCGGGCCTGTCGGCCCTGAGCGCCGATGTCACCGCGCCGGGCTTCGATCCCGGCCGGTTCCAGCTGGTCCACGCCCGGTTCGTGCTGATGCATCTGCGTTGCTGGCGCCGGATGATCGCCACACTGGCTTCGCTGCTCGCGCCCGATGGCGTACTGGTGCTGAGCGACGCCGTGGACCTGACGTCCGCGGGCGCGCCGGCCACTGCGTACACCACGGTCATGCGCGCGATGTGGCAGGCGCTCCGGGAGACCATCGGCACGGACATCTCCTGGGTGCCCGACTACCCCTACCTCCTGCGGGAGGAAGGGCTGCGCCAGGTCGGTGCCGAGATGCACGCTCCCCCGTTGGCGCCGGGCAGCGCGCTCAGCCGTTTCTGGGCCGATACCTGGGACCGGTCACAGGACGCCATGGTGGCGACGGGGCGGGTGGACGCGGCGCAGATCGCGCGCGCCCGGCACGAGCTGGCCTCCCCCGGGGGCGCCGCCCTCTCCCCCGGGATGCTCACCGCGTGGGGCTGGCGGACCGACCGGGCCGCCCCGGACCGGCACGGCTGA
- a CDS encoding agmatine deiminase family protein — MEISRRQTLQAVAAAAVGGALTACSGTDAAGSAPRTDHVAAAAAARPAGRRRLPEETHPHAATYMAWPTREIWGPEVTGVRDDIARIARAIAEFEPVTLLANERETTAARRACGYGVEVLPTPVDDLWMRDSGPVFVLGPEGVAGVDLHFNGWGKKQEHGRDRHVARSVLAHERLTRITAPITAEGGAVETDGRGTLLATKSSLINDNRNPGRSREDIERALKDLFGVSRVIWVKGVKGKDITDYHIDALARFAEPGVVVMSTPAAGAPRNAFTAAYEQARTVLDGAIDARGKRLEVVELPEPSDTGRHGDGFLACYVNYYVANGAVIMPRYGDKKADSRAASVVRDLYPGRKVVQLPLDHLGEGGGGIHCATQQRPRAA, encoded by the coding sequence GTGGAGATATCACGACGTCAGACCCTGCAGGCGGTGGCCGCCGCCGCGGTCGGCGGAGCACTGACCGCCTGTAGTGGCACCGACGCCGCCGGGTCGGCGCCCCGCACGGACCACGTGGCGGCCGCCGCGGCCGCGCGGCCCGCCGGGCGCCGGCGCCTGCCCGAGGAGACCCATCCGCACGCGGCGACGTACATGGCCTGGCCCACCCGGGAGATCTGGGGACCGGAGGTGACCGGTGTCCGTGACGACATCGCCCGGATCGCACGGGCCATCGCCGAGTTCGAGCCGGTCACCCTCCTGGCCAACGAGCGGGAGACGACGGCGGCCCGGCGGGCGTGCGGATACGGGGTGGAGGTGCTCCCGACCCCGGTCGACGACCTGTGGATGCGGGACAGCGGACCGGTCTTCGTCCTCGGCCCCGAGGGCGTCGCCGGCGTCGACCTCCACTTCAACGGCTGGGGCAAGAAGCAGGAGCACGGCCGCGACCGGCACGTCGCCCGCTCGGTCCTCGCCCATGAGCGCCTCACCCGGATCACGGCCCCGATCACCGCCGAGGGCGGAGCCGTGGAGACCGACGGCCGGGGCACCCTGCTGGCGACCAAGAGTTCGCTGATCAACGACAACCGCAACCCCGGCAGGTCCCGCGAGGACATCGAGCGGGCGCTCAAGGACCTGTTCGGCGTCTCCCGGGTGATCTGGGTGAAGGGCGTCAAGGGCAAGGACATCACGGACTATCACATCGACGCGCTCGCCCGGTTCGCCGAACCGGGAGTCGTGGTCATGAGCACCCCGGCCGCCGGCGCCCCGCGGAACGCCTTCACCGCCGCCTACGAACAGGCCCGCACGGTCCTCGACGGGGCCATCGACGCCCGCGGGAAGCGGCTGGAGGTCGTCGAGCTGCCCGAGCCGTCCGACACCGGCCGCCACGGCGACGGGTTCCTGGCCTGCTATGTGAACTACTACGTGGCCAACGGGGCCGTCATCATGCCCCGTTACGGCGACAAGAAGGCCGACAGCAGGGCCGCGTCCGTCGTGCGCGACCTGTACCCGGGGCGCAAGGTCGTCCAGCTGCCGCTCGACCACCTCGGCGAGGGCGGCGGCGGCATCCACTGCGCCACCCAACAACGCCCCCGGGCCGCCTGA
- a CDS encoding TetR/AcrR family transcriptional regulator, producing the protein MPDRPTQILEAAARLIARSGVRGLRVEQVSAEAGVSTALIYYHFKDRAGLLRRTLEFINRRAIRYTDAALDSSDAPLAQLTEMLLLEFQETPQVRENSAAWGELRATAVFDPDLRELLAGATQDWIEDLADLIRRAQAVGTAAPGADPTAAAERLSALVEGLSERWLSGTTALERAHELVRGAVRAELGPA; encoded by the coding sequence ATGCCGGACCGCCCCACTCAGATCCTCGAAGCCGCCGCCCGGCTGATCGCCCGGAGCGGGGTACGCGGACTGCGGGTCGAGCAGGTGTCCGCCGAGGCCGGCGTCTCGACCGCGCTGATCTACTACCACTTCAAGGACCGCGCCGGGCTGCTGCGGCGCACGCTGGAGTTCATCAACCGGCGGGCGATCCGCTACACGGACGCCGCCCTCGACTCCTCCGACGCCCCGCTCGCCCAGCTCACCGAGATGCTGCTGCTGGAGTTCCAGGAGACCCCCCAGGTCAGGGAGAACAGTGCGGCCTGGGGCGAGCTGCGGGCCACCGCCGTCTTCGACCCGGATCTGCGGGAGCTGCTGGCCGGCGCGACCCAGGACTGGATCGAGGACCTCGCCGACCTGATCCGCCGGGCCCAGGCCGTCGGCACCGCCGCCCCGGGGGCCGACCCGACGGCGGCGGCCGAACGGCTCTCCGCGCTGGTCGAGGGCCTGAGCGAGCGCTGGCTGAGCGGCACCACCGCGCTGGAGCGCGCCCATGAACTGGTGCGCGGCGCCGTCCGGGCGGAGCTCGGGCCGGCCTGA
- a CDS encoding MFS transporter, producing the protein MPAIPRPAASGPLRIRDFRLLLAGAAAGQLGAQVTLVALPLVAVLELNAPAFQVGLLTAAETAAFLLVGLPAGAWVDRMRKLSLMIRADVVRAVAMASIPLAGVAGVLTMAQLYLVALVTGVATVFFDVAHQSYLPQLLPKDQLVSGNGALETIRSTAQVAGPGLGGGLVQLLGAALAIAADAAGYALSALFLWAIKRPEERPEPVPDASLRKDIGEGLRFVFAHPLLRVIAFTTGLGNFFTATLMATQSVFLVRVLGLAPGMVGLVLSASAVGGLAGALCAGRLAARLGQARLIWLSALVTGPFALLWPLSGRGAGAVLFAVGSGVVFFGAVVYNVAQVSFRQALCPPRLLGRMNATLRFLMWGTLPLGALAGGALADAFGARTALAWCAAGFLAVPLPLLLSPLRRMRDLPATGPDEDTARPGAADAAEAATLG; encoded by the coding sequence ATGCCCGCCATACCCCGACCCGCGGCCAGCGGCCCGCTGCGCATCCGCGACTTCCGTCTTCTGCTCGCCGGTGCCGCGGCCGGACAGCTCGGCGCCCAGGTCACCCTGGTCGCCCTGCCCCTCGTCGCCGTGCTCGAGCTCAACGCCCCCGCCTTCCAGGTGGGGTTGCTCACGGCCGCCGAGACCGCCGCATTCCTGCTGGTCGGGCTGCCGGCAGGGGCGTGGGTCGACCGGATGCGCAAGCTGTCGCTGATGATCCGGGCCGATGTGGTGCGCGCGGTGGCGATGGCCAGCATCCCGCTGGCCGGCGTCGCCGGTGTACTGACGATGGCTCAGCTCTACCTCGTCGCCCTGGTCACCGGCGTGGCCACGGTGTTCTTCGACGTGGCCCACCAGAGCTATCTGCCCCAGCTGCTGCCCAAGGACCAACTGGTCTCGGGCAACGGGGCGCTGGAGACCATCCGTTCCACGGCACAGGTGGCGGGCCCCGGCCTCGGCGGCGGTCTCGTCCAGTTGCTCGGGGCCGCCCTGGCCATCGCCGCCGACGCGGCCGGCTATGCGCTCTCCGCGCTGTTCCTGTGGGCCATCAAGCGGCCCGAGGAGCGCCCGGAGCCCGTGCCGGACGCCTCGCTGCGCAAGGACATCGGTGAGGGGCTGCGGTTCGTCTTCGCCCACCCCCTGCTGCGGGTGATCGCCTTCACCACCGGCCTCGGCAACTTCTTCACCGCGACGCTGATGGCCACCCAGTCCGTCTTCCTGGTCCGGGTGCTCGGGCTGGCGCCCGGGATGGTCGGCCTGGTGCTGTCCGCCTCCGCAGTGGGCGGGCTGGCCGGCGCGCTGTGTGCGGGCCGGCTCGCCGCCCGGCTCGGCCAGGCCCGGCTGATCTGGCTGTCCGCGCTGGTCACCGGCCCGTTCGCGCTGCTGTGGCCGCTGTCCGGACGTGGTGCGGGAGCGGTGCTCTTCGCGGTCGGCTCCGGCGTGGTCTTCTTCGGCGCCGTGGTCTACAACGTCGCGCAGGTGAGCTTCCGTCAGGCCCTGTGCCCGCCCCGGCTGCTCGGCCGGATGAACGCCACCCTGCGGTTCCTGATGTGGGGCACCCTGCCGCTCGGGGCCCTGGCCGGCGGTGCGCTGGCCGACGCCTTCGGCGCCCGTACGGCGCTCGCGTGGTGCGCGGCCGGATTCCTGGCCGTACCGCTGCCGCTGCTGCTCTCCCCGCTGCGCCGGATGCGGGATCTGCCCGCCACCGGCCCCGACGAGGACACCGCCCGGCCCGGCGCCGCGGACGCGGCCGAAGCCGCCACGCTCGGCTGA